CTCAAGTTTGCATCGGGGCTCGATAACATCCTTCACTGGAAGAATGCGGACGCTCTCGCCAGGCATGGCAAGATCGACATCCACCTTAACAAGGCGTTCGTCATCAGAAAGCTTGGCTAAAAGCTCTTCTTTATTGACATAAAGAACGCCGTCTTTAACAGTCGTCTTGTCACCCCACGCAAGTTTATTGACTTTTACGTTATGGAGTTCTAATTTCAAATAACTCCCCCCCTTTCGCGGATTTGCTTACAGCAGTTTCTCTACGTTTTCTTTGATTTTTTCAAGAGTAACCTCAGCACCACTGATACGTGCAACCTCCTCTCCATTTTTCCAGAAAAGGAATGTGGGCAACCCCATCACCCTGCAATTGATGGCTACACGGCGATTCTGAGAAACATCGACGGAACAGAACTTAACTTTTCCTTCAAACTCTTCTGCCATCTTGTGGACATTGGGAAGAAGAGCCATACAGGGTCCGCATTTAGGGCCCCAGAAGTCAACCAGCACAGGAAGGCTGCTCCCCTTCACTTCTGCATCAAAGTTATCTTTCGTCAACTCTACCATTGCCATACATTCTCACCTCCTTTCCGCTATTGTTAAAAATCTCACTATTACGATAACACTAACCCCTATTTATCCCTGCCTATTCATGAGCAGAGAGAAACATTGAATATTTTTCCAGGCTTTCTTTTATGAGTTCCTTATCAAGAAATGAATAATCATCTATCATTTCATCTGTGAGAGACGAAACTAGAAGTATCCTCTCTTTACAGGAATCATATATGGAAATGGCATTTTCAATAAGTTCAAGAGAATAAGTATCGACGTTTCTGGGCAATGCCCCAGACGGAACCTGTAATAGGATGGAGCGAAATGGATGCTGGTAGGGACGCAAATTCCCATAAAGAGGGTGTGTTAAAAGAGACCAACCCTTGTGGATGTAATTGCGGACACAAACAAGAACGTCGAAAGACGTTCCCTCTACTAATTCGACATTTTTTACTCTTTTGCAAAGAGTTCTATTATTTGTAACGAGGAGCATGCGACCCATCGTTCTGCCTCCTATATTACTACTATAGGTTAGACAATCTCTGTCGCATAGCCCCAAAGCGAACAACGTCTACAAGAAGGGCGGCTAACTATTCCAGAGACCCGTCCAGCCACAATCCTTCTGCCTGAGAGTTTCCGTTTTCAGGCTCCCAAACCTGAAAACATTGCCCCTTCGGCGCCCCTCTACTTAATGTAAAAAAGGACTCTCTTGCGGCCTTCCTCCGGTAATCCGTAATGATTCTACACTATATGGCATGATAGTCAATAGCTTGTGAAACACAAAACTTTCTTCCTATTTGTTATATTATGCAAAATGCGGGGAGGGTTAACCCTCCCCGCAACAGGTTATCTTCACATCTTTTCTCTAAATATGAACGGTTTTTACCACTTCAAGCCCTTCCAGAAAATAACAGCAATGGCCAAAGGAGCAATTGTTCTGCAAACCCAAATCCATGCATCCATCAGCCCGAACTCATATGTGCCGTCATTGGAAACCTCTTTTCGGGCTGATTCTGTCCACACCCAGCCTACAAAGAGAGCAATCAGCATACCCCCTAAAGGCAACAGAACGTTAGAAGCCAAGAAGTCCGCGGCGTCAAGAAAGTCTTTGCCTGCAATCTTCAAGTTGCCCGCAAGTGATATAGAGGAAGGGATGCCCAGTATGAAAATTGCCAGTCCCATTAGCCATGCAGCTTTAGGACGCCCCCATCCCATTTCGTCAATAAAGTAGGCGGAAACAACTTCAAGCAGTGAAATGGCAGATGTCAAGGCTGCAATGAACAGGAGTATAAAGAAAAGTGATGACCAGATCGGACCGCCAGGCATTTGCGAAAAGACAGACGGCAATGTAACAAACGTCAGGCCGGGACCCGCTCCCGCTTCCACGCCAAAGGCAAAAACAGCCGGAAATATAACGAGACCGGCGAGTAAGGCCACCATGGTGTCAAGGAAGCAAATCTGCCCCACTGCACTTGGGATCGTAGTATCTTTTGTCAGATAACTGCCGTAGGTGATCATACATCCCATTCCCAGGGATAGTGAGAAGAACGCCTGCCCCAAAGCTGCCAGGAACGTATCACCGGTAATTTTTGAAAAATCAGGTTTAAGATAGAATTCCAATCCCTTCCCGGCCCCTTCAAGAGTCACTGAGCGGACGATAAGAATCAAAAGAATGCCAAACAGGGCCGGCATTAAGATTTTGCAGTACTTTTCAATACCCTCACCAATGCCGCGATAAACAACCCATATGGTAGCCAGCATGAAAATGGCCTGGTATAGAATGACCTGGGGCGTATTCGTAACAAAACCACCAAATACATCTCCAGCCTTCCCTGCTGCGCCGGCCTCCATAAGCCCCGTCCACGTGATAATAAAGTACTTAATGGTCCAGCCGCCGATGACAGCATAATAAGACAGAATTATAAACCCGGCTGCAACACCCATCCAACCCACGAGAGGCCACGCGCCCCCCTTAAGTTTTTTAAAGGAGCCCACGGCATTGAGCTGGGCACGACGACCTATGGCTATTTCCGCAAGCATAACTGAGAAACCGATAACGAAAACAAGTGCTACATAAAGAAAAACAAAGGCCGCACCACCATATTGACCGGTAATATAAGGAAACCTCCAAATGTTACCAAGTCCTACGGCTGAGCCGGCCGCTGCAAGAATAAATCCTATTCTACTTCCCCACTGTTCTCTTTCTCCATTATTGCTCATGTTCCGCATAACCCCCCTTTTTCATTTGGTCCTCTTTCACCAGCTCGCGCCGGTGATCTCTCATAACCATCGACACTCGTCTATAAATAAATATGATATTTTTTGCTCCCTCACCTCCCGCATGAATTTTCAGAAACACTGCCAAGTATGCAAAATAGCAAAAATTGACATTATTCAAGAAATATAAAAGGTGTTTTAATTATACATCAAGAGGTTAAAAATTGTAGTCCTTCATTGAAAAATATAGGATTGAAATATCCGATTGTTTTTTCTGTGCATTGCGTTAGGGGCAATATGGAGTAGAATTATACACTGAAAGGAGTGATTGGCAAGATGTGTCTCGCAGTTCCCCACACTATTGAAAGAATTTTAGACCATAATACCGTTTTAGCTACTGCCGGTTCTGTACAGGTAGAAGTTCGCGTTGACTTGATAGACTCTGCTGATATTGGCGATACAGTGCTTGTTCATGCCGGATTTGCCATCGAAAAACTTGAAGAAAATGACTCTATAGAATTACAGGCCCTCTGGAATGAAATACATCTCTACTCAGAAAAAAGCCATGTCACCCTTTGATAGGGAGCCCGGCCAGATCAAAGCTTCTTATACGGCGCACCATGTAATAGAAGCCATCGGCCAGCGTCTCACAAAACCACTGACTTTTATGGAGGTTTGCGGCACTCATACCGTTTCTATTTTTCGCTCTGGCATTCGCTCTGTTCTTCCTCCAGACCTTTCTCTGATCTCTGGACCGGGATGCCCTGTTTGCGTAACAGATCAGGGGGAAATAGATTGTGCCATAAACCTTCTCGACATGCCTGATATTACTATGGCAACATATGGGGACATGCTTCGCGTACCGGGAACACGAGGCTCTCTTTCGGAACGGAAAAGCGAGGGAAAAGATGTCAGGCTTATAACAAGTGCTGCCCAGGCTTTATCAATTGCCGAGGACAATCCAGAGCGCGAGATCGTCTTTCTGGCCGTCGGTTTTGAAACGACAGCTCCTGCCACTGCCGCAACCATACTAGAAGCTGCAGAAAAGAATATCACAAACTTTTCAATCCTTGTCTATCATAAACAGACGCCGCCAGTACTTGAGCAACTGGTCAAAGACCCTGATCTAAAGATTAACGGTTTTATACTGCCTGGCCATGTAAGTGTTATTTTAGGTCACAAAGCCTATCGCTTTCTAGCCGATCACTATGGCGTCCCCTGTGCCATTGCAGGTTTTGAACCAATGGATATTCTTTTAGCCATAGCGGATCTGGTCTTTCAGCATTCAAATGGAGAGTCGGCCCTCCATTCTCTCTACCCCAGAGCAGTGAGACCAGAAGGAAACCAGAAAGCCCTGGATTTAATTTCAAAAGTTTTCACTCCTTGTTCCGCTCGATGGCGGGGATTAGGGCTCATTCCATCTTCCGGATACGCCCTGAAAGAAGAGTTTGCAGCCTTTGATGCCCTTCTTCGCTTTGGAATAACCATTCCCACTCCTAAACCGCCTGCAGGCTGTTGTTGTGGGGATGTGTTGGCTGGACACATAACCCCCTTGAAATGTCCTCTTTTTGCTGCTGCATGTACCCCCATGACACCTGTGGGCCCATGTATGGTTTCAAGTGAAGGATCATGTTCGGCCTATTATAAATATAATAGAGGAGGTGCATCCCCCTGGAAAAGGTCACCCTCGGCCACGGAAGCGGCGGACGACTAACACAAAATCTAATACAGACCATTCTTTCAGTTTTCCCTGAGCAGAATCTTACATCAAACCTGGAGGATTGTGCTCTCATCTGGGGGAAAATTGGCGTCACAATTGACAGCTTTACAGTTTCTCCCAGGGATTTCCCTGGCGGTGATATTGGGGAACTAGCGATTTGCGGAAGTGCCAATGATTTGGCGGTACGAGGGGTGCTTCCTCGTTTTATAGCCATGAGCGTAGTCGCAGAGGAAGGACTTCACATGGCTGAGCTCTCGCGGTATATGAAGAGCGCCGCTCGCATTTGCGAAGATCTTAACATTCAGCTGGTTGCCGGTGATACAAAAGTTGTTCCTAAAGGGCATGTGGAAGGTCTTTTCATTACCACCTGCGCTGTGGGGGAACAGATTACGGAAGAATCCTTGGGAATGGACCGCTTGCAGCCGGGAGATAAGATTATTGCAAGCACATCCATAGGACGACATGGAGCGGCCATAGGCGCCAGTCGGTTCAATCTCAATCCAGAAAACCTGAAAAGCGACTGCGCCCCTCTCTGGCCAGCTTTAAAGCCCTTATTAGCCCTGAAAGGGTTGCGGTGCATGCGGGATTGTACCCGAGGCGGATTAGGAACTGTTATGTGCGAGTGGGCAGAAGGGCGCAATATAGGAATCACCCTGGTGGAAAAACAGATTCCTATAAGGATAGCCGTACAATCAATTTGTGATATTCTAGGCTTCGACCCTCTCTACCTTGCCTGCGAAGGATGCGCTGCCATTGCGGTAGCTCCTGATGACGCTGACAGGGCCTTGGGGCTTTTGCGAGAAAGCTCTCTCTGCGAGGAAGCCGCTGTTATTGGAACTGTGACAGAAGATCACGCAGGGATGGTGGCCCTTCAAACGGAAATAGGCGGAATGAGGGTTGTGGATATGCCTGTTGGTGAAATGCTGCCGCGCATTTGCTAAAGAAAGCAACAAATATAAAAAGGGGAACTCTCCTAGTCTGGAGAGTTCCCCTTTTTATATTTTACTTCCATCAGGCCTCTGTTTCACAAAGGGACCTGGCTATTCGCTGTATTGACACAGCCTTTTTTGTTTCATTATCCACATCGACTATCACAGCATTGAGACGGAGGTCATCACTTGCCACCTGAAAACGGGATGGAAGACTCGTAAGGAACCGGGGTAGAACACTTTCAAGTGTCATACCTATGGCGCTTTGAAAGGATCCCGTCATCCCCACGTCAGAAATATAGGCCGTTCCCCCTG
This region of Aminobacterium colombiense DSM 12261 genomic DNA includes:
- the hypE gene encoding hydrogenase expression/formation protein HypE encodes the protein MLSVFPEQNLTSNLEDCALIWGKIGVTIDSFTVSPRDFPGGDIGELAICGSANDLAVRGVLPRFIAMSVVAEEGLHMAELSRYMKSAARICEDLNIQLVAGDTKVVPKGHVEGLFITTCAVGEQITEESLGMDRLQPGDKIIASTSIGRHGAAIGASRFNLNPENLKSDCAPLWPALKPLLALKGLRCMRDCTRGGLGTVMCEWAEGRNIGITLVEKQIPIRIAVQSICDILGFDPLYLACEGCAAIAVAPDDADRALGLLRESSLCEEAAVIGTVTEDHAGMVALQTEIGGMRVVDMPVGEMLPRIC
- a CDS encoding thioredoxin family protein, yielding MVELTKDNFDAEVKGSSLPVLVDFWGPKCGPCMALLPNVHKMAEEFEGKVKFCSVDVSQNRRVAINCRVMGLPTFLFWKNGEEVARISGAEVTLEKIKENVEKLL
- a CDS encoding GrdX family protein translates to MGRMLLVTNNRTLCKRVKNVELVEGTSFDVLVCVRNYIHKGWSLLTHPLYGNLRPYQHPFRSILLQVPSGALPRNVDTYSLELIENAISIYDSCKERILLVSSLTDEMIDDYSFLDKELIKESLEKYSMFLSAHE
- a CDS encoding HypC/HybG/HupF family hydrogenase formation chaperone, whose translation is MCLAVPHTIERILDHNTVLATAGSVQVEVRVDLIDSADIGDTVLVHAGFAIEKLEENDSIELQALWNEIHLYSEKSHVTL
- a CDS encoding sodium-dependent transporter, which encodes MSNNGEREQWGSRIGFILAAAGSAVGLGNIWRFPYITGQYGGAAFVFLYVALVFVIGFSVMLAEIAIGRRAQLNAVGSFKKLKGGAWPLVGWMGVAAGFIILSYYAVIGGWTIKYFIITWTGLMEAGAAGKAGDVFGGFVTNTPQVILYQAIFMLATIWVVYRGIGEGIEKYCKILMPALFGILLILIVRSVTLEGAGKGLEFYLKPDFSKITGDTFLAALGQAFFSLSLGMGCMITYGSYLTKDTTIPSAVGQICFLDTMVALLAGLVIFPAVFAFGVEAGAGPGLTFVTLPSVFSQMPGGPIWSSLFFILLFIAALTSAISLLEVVSAYFIDEMGWGRPKAAWLMGLAIFILGIPSSISLAGNLKIAGKDFLDAADFLASNVLLPLGGMLIALFVGWVWTESARKEVSNDGTYEFGLMDAWIWVCRTIAPLAIAVIFWKGLKW
- the hypD gene encoding hydrogenase formation protein HypD; translation: MKYISTQKKAMSPFDREPGQIKASYTAHHVIEAIGQRLTKPLTFMEVCGTHTVSIFRSGIRSVLPPDLSLISGPGCPVCVTDQGEIDCAINLLDMPDITMATYGDMLRVPGTRGSLSERKSEGKDVRLITSAAQALSIAEDNPEREIVFLAVGFETTAPATAATILEAAEKNITNFSILVYHKQTPPVLEQLVKDPDLKINGFILPGHVSVILGHKAYRFLADHYGVPCAIAGFEPMDILLAIADLVFQHSNGESALHSLYPRAVRPEGNQKALDLISKVFTPCSARWRGLGLIPSSGYALKEEFAAFDALLRFGITIPTPKPPAGCCCGDVLAGHITPLKCPLFAAACTPMTPVGPCMVSSEGSCSAYYKYNRGGASPWKRSPSATEAADD